The Candidatus Saccharimonadales bacterium genome includes the window AGGTCTTTTTCTTCCATCGGTGGCAAGTTCACCACCCGCGAATACGTGAAGCTGACGGGCAAGGCGGCGGCCACTCTTTTTGTCTCAATTTTGCCCGTCATACCACTCTCAAATAACTTAAAAGTTTGACGAGCTAGCTCCTCAATGTTGACCAACTCGCCCTTGACGATGGCGTTGGGGTTGAAGTCGATTGTGCCATAGCCATTGACCGCGGTTTTTTGACGGCTCTTATTGAGCTGGATGACCTTAATTGTGCTATGCCCAATATCAAGGCCAAACACCGGTTTGTCTATAAATAAGAGAGGAGTTTTCATTTTTTATTAACCATAAGCAAGTAACCACGCCAGTATAGCAGTTTACTCTAAGCTTTTACAGATGTGAGGGTTTGTTTTAAAGTCTAGAAAAAATAAGCTAAAGCACGCGTCGATAGTCTCGTACTACAAAAGTTGACGGTGTAGAACCGCCACCGCTGCCGACAGAAGTACCGAATGTGACGGCAGCGGAATTGCTCAAACGTACGGTTTGGCCTGCTAGAGCGCCTATGTCGCCTCCGTTATTAACTTCAACTTGGGTCCAGCGTGAATACAGTATTGAGGTCGGCGCGCTAGAACTATTGTTCATATAAATGGTGCGATCATTGCGTGAGGCGTAGAGGTCGTTGCCAGTAACGTCCGCACAGTCCGGTGAGCAGGCGGCTCGGCTCCAATATGCAATCAGTTGGACACCCACGTCGTCGGCGTTGCCGATAATCTCTGATGAGTTTTGCATAAACACGCCTGCTTGGCCGTCGACCATCATAGTCGGTAGCTCTGGATTAACCGTATTGGATCCGCCGAGAGGTATGGTATCGGACACGATTAGCTGGGACG containing:
- the pilM gene encoding pilus assembly protein PilM, which codes for MKTPLLFIDKPVFGLDIGHSTIKVIQLNKSRQKTAVNGYGTIDFNPNAIVKGELVNIEELARQTFKLFESGMTGKIETKRVAAALPVSFTYSRVVNLPPMEEKDL